A single genomic interval of Methanococcoides sp. LMO-2 harbors:
- a CDS encoding deoxyuridine 5'-triphosphate nucleotidohydrolase — protein MTLLSKNELKELVLANPPLVENMIDIDIQLQPNGVEMTLQEVRTIDGAGAVDFDNSGRKISDGKRIGFDENGWIHLDPGIYKVLLNEIVNIPKTLAAIAKPRSSLIRCGATLETAVWDAGYCGRSECMLVVHNAAGFDLQKDARIMQLLFYHLHTEVDEGYCGRYQHENI, from the coding sequence ATGACCCTCTTATCAAAAAATGAACTTAAAGAGCTTGTACTTGCGAATCCGCCTCTTGTAGAGAACATGATAGATATTGATATCCAGCTCCAGCCCAACGGTGTGGAAATGACACTTCAGGAGGTCAGGACCATTGATGGAGCAGGAGCAGTGGACTTTGATAATTCAGGAAGGAAGATATCAGATGGGAAAAGGATCGGATTCGATGAGAACGGATGGATACACCTCGACCCCGGCATATACAAGGTCCTTTTGAATGAGATCGTCAATATACCGAAGACACTGGCAGCGATCGCTAAACCCCGTTCCAGCCTTATCAGGTGCGGAGCCACCCTTGAAACTGCTGTATGGGATGCAGGATATTGTGGAAGGAGCGAATGCATGCTTGTAGTACACAATGCAGCAGGATTCGATCTTCAGAAAGATGCACGCATAATGCAGCTTCTTTTCTACCACCTTCACACAGAAGTGGATGAGGGTTATTGTGGAAGATACCAGCATGAGAATATCTGA
- a CDS encoding MEDS domain-containing protein, with protein MKEYSRKIGLPISDVPHGDHITLVYKNDDNVLDFVSSFLRSGFRRNDLCVWITPGMKVKEDADNIFKEKTIYVNHNSCSTNFNLVLVNPEILSNVGLFCNSILELIEKKQKFVLKSGFNGLRINVDLIADKGQMFPFLEQCRRSIISSTSAMDLTTLFTCPLDSLSSSEVLELADDREKTIMKTNGMWMNLVDMLSSKCMKQCALSRTC; from the coding sequence ATGAAGGAATATTCAAGGAAAATTGGTTTGCCTATATCAGACGTTCCTCATGGCGACCATATAACGCTAGTTTATAAAAATGATGATAATGTGCTTGACTTTGTTTCATCTTTTTTAAGATCCGGATTTAGGCGAAATGATCTATGCGTATGGATTACGCCTGGGATGAAGGTTAAAGAAGATGCGGATAATATTTTCAAAGAAAAAACGATCTATGTAAACCATAATTCCTGTTCCACGAATTTCAATCTTGTTCTTGTAAATCCAGAAATACTTTCAAACGTTGGTTTGTTCTGTAATTCTATACTGGAACTTATTGAAAAAAAGCAGAAATTTGTTCTTAAAAGCGGTTTTAATGGCCTGCGGATCAATGTTGACCTGATCGCAGATAAAGGTCAAATGTTTCCTTTCCTCGAACAGTGCCGAAGATCTATCATCTCTTCAACTTCAGCTATGGATCTTACGACATTGTTCACATGCCCTCTGGATTCATTATCCTCTTCAGAGGTACTTGAACTGGCCGATGACCGGGAAAAAACGATCATGAAAACGAATGGTATGTGGATGAATCTGGTAGATATGCTCAGTAGCAAATGCATGAAGCAATGCGCTCTTTCACGCACTTGTTGA
- a CDS encoding PAS domain S-box protein, producing MYGYSRKIKLPVSDVPCGEHLTLVYKNDDDVPDFVHSFLASGFERNDLCVWITPGIKDSENMGELFRQNAIYADHNSCSTNFDLVLIDPNLFSNAGAYCNAIMEIIENKQKYAIKNGFNGLSINIDLIRDEVAILPFLRECQNSIISFSSVFHFTTLFTCPLESFSSSEFLELMDDREKIIMKADGVWINLVDQLSSKYRKHLRTSPELMKKEKELKSIYRNSPVVAFLRNSENGFPVEFVSENISQFGYSAACLMSDKVLYEDIIHSEDVSDYFLSFSECIKNGNSEFTKEYRIIDSERNIRWVTETSLIELDNSGKPTRFQGIIVDITEKKLAEEALKKTELRFKTLFDHSNDAVSLYDLTGYIYEVNDKLCEWLGYTRDTLLKKNILDTFSPECVAVFHKKMTDFFHTGGCIFEMVHLRKDGSEIPVEMSAHFIEYNGNVAILSISRDITARKKIEKALLEAKANAEVSNKLKSEFLANMSHELRTPLNSIIGFSDVLLYNGEDLLNDKQVRYITNISKSGRHLLSLINNILDLSKIEAGKAELHYETFIFLDMLDEVLSIVSPLAQQKDLCLDTIVESDNFCINADKLKLKQVIFNLFSNAIKFTPEGGSVLLRAKKTSTSLVIKVEDTGIGIPRSEQHNLFHPFTQVDSASNRKFEGTGLGLSLVKKLVDMHGGNVWVESEPGVGSTFGFSVPLSPE from the coding sequence ATGTATGGATATTCAAGAAAGATCAAATTGCCTGTATCAGATGTTCCTTGCGGTGAACATCTCACACTTGTGTATAAAAATGATGATGATGTGCCTGATTTTGTCCACTCTTTCTTAGCTTCAGGTTTTGAACGTAATGATCTATGTGTTTGGATAACTCCCGGGATAAAAGATAGTGAAAACATGGGTGAGCTTTTCAGGCAAAATGCAATCTATGCCGATCATAATTCCTGTTCCACAAATTTCGACCTTGTTCTTATAGATCCAAATTTATTCTCTAATGCCGGTGCATATTGCAATGCTATAATGGAAATAATAGAAAATAAACAGAAATATGCTATTAAAAATGGATTCAATGGACTGAGTATTAATATTGATCTGATCAGAGATGAAGTTGCGATACTTCCTTTTCTGAGGGAGTGTCAAAATTCTATCATTTCCTTTAGTTCAGTTTTCCATTTTACTACTTTATTTACCTGTCCGCTTGAATCTTTTTCTTCTTCAGAGTTTCTCGAATTGATGGATGATCGGGAAAAGATTATCATGAAGGCGGATGGGGTGTGGATCAACCTGGTAGATCAGCTCAGTAGCAAGTACAGGAAACACCTGCGAACTTCTCCTGAGTTAATGAAGAAGGAAAAAGAGCTGAAATCGATCTATAGGAACAGCCCTGTGGTGGCATTTCTCAGGAACTCGGAAAATGGTTTTCCTGTTGAATTCGTTTCTGAGAACATATCCCAGTTTGGATATTCAGCAGCATGTCTAATGTCTGATAAGGTACTATATGAGGATATAATTCATTCTGAAGATGTTTCTGATTATTTTTTGTCCTTTTCTGAATGCATAAAGAATGGCAACTCCGAATTTACAAAAGAATATAGGATAATAGATTCTGAACGTAATATTCGCTGGGTAACCGAAACGTCACTTATAGAATTGGACAATTCCGGAAAACCAACTCGTTTTCAGGGAATTATTGTAGATATTACTGAAAAGAAACTTGCAGAAGAAGCTCTGAAAAAAACAGAGCTAAGGTTCAAAACCCTCTTTGATCATTCAAATGATGCAGTTTCCCTTTACGATCTGACGGGTTATATCTATGAAGTGAATGACAAACTATGTGAGTGGCTAGGTTACACAAGAGATACCTTGTTGAAGAAGAACATACTTGATACGTTCAGTCCGGAATGTGTGGCGGTCTTCCATAAAAAGATGACAGATTTTTTCCATACTGGCGGATGCATCTTTGAAATGGTACATCTTCGAAAAGATGGATCTGAAATACCAGTTGAAATGAGTGCCCATTTTATCGAATATAATGGTAATGTAGCTATTCTGAGCATTTCCAGAGATATAACTGCACGTAAAAAGATAGAAAAAGCCCTTTTAGAAGCAAAGGCCAACGCAGAGGTATCAAATAAATTAAAAAGTGAATTCCTGGCTAATATGAGCCATGAACTCCGCACTCCTTTGAATTCGATTATTGGATTTTCAGATGTCCTTCTCTATAATGGTGAAGATCTGCTTAATGACAAACAGGTTAGATATATTACGAATATATCTAAAAGCGGCAGGCATTTATTAAGTCTTATTAATAATATTCTTGACCTTTCAAAGATAGAAGCTGGTAAAGCGGAGCTTCACTATGAAACATTCATATTTTTAGATATGTTGGATGAAGTATTGTCAATTGTTTCTCCTCTTGCGCAACAAAAGGACTTATGCTTGGATACAATTGTTGAATCTGATAATTTTTGCATTAATGCTGACAAGTTAAAATTAAAGCAGGTTATTTTCAACCTGTTTTCCAATGCTATAAAGTTCACTCCTGAAGGTGGTTCAGTACTTCTTAGGGCCAAAAAGACTAGTACGTCTTTGGTTATCAAAGTTGAAGATACAGGCATTGGAATTCCAAGATCAGAACAACATAATCTATTTCATCCTTTTACACAGGTGGATTCAGCTTCGAATCGCAAGTTTGAAGGAACAGGTCTTGGGCTTTCCCTTGTTAAAAAATTAGTAGATATGCATGGTGGCAATGTTTGGGTCGAAAGTGAACCCGGTGTTGGAAGCACTTTTGGCTTTAGTGTTCCTTTGTCTCCTGAATGA
- a CDS encoding cache domain-containing protein: protein MSDLKAIIYILFTAVLLLTVAGCVQSDDTSASEQEGQAVDEEQFALSSEEEYTLSRVNAAIDLIQEKGELAFPEFREADSEWFHDDFYIFIWRTDGMRVVYPPDLSGEGQDMSKLVDFNDKSIGQIFIDTALSEEGEGWVDYYWPKPGESEASMKHTFIKMTSIGNETYLVGSGFYVDE from the coding sequence ATGAGCGATCTTAAGGCTATAATCTATATTCTATTCACGGCTGTCCTCTTACTGACAGTCGCTGGCTGTGTGCAGTCAGATGACACTTCCGCTTCTGAGCAGGAGGGCCAGGCAGTTGACGAGGAGCAGTTCGCACTGTCCTCAGAGGAAGAGTATACGTTATCACGGGTCAATGCGGCCATTGACCTGATACAAGAGAAGGGCGAACTGGCATTTCCGGAGTTCAGGGAAGCCGATAGTGAGTGGTTCCATGATGATTTCTACATATTCATCTGGAGAACAGACGGAATGCGTGTCGTCTATCCGCCGGACCTGAGTGGTGAAGGCCAGGACATGAGCAAACTTGTGGATTTCAACGATAAATCTATAGGCCAGATCTTCATTGATACAGCTCTCAGCGAAGAAGGAGAGGGTTGGGTTGATTACTACTGGCCAAAGCCTGGTGAGAGTGAGGCTTCAATGAAGCACACGTTCATCAAGATGACATCGATAGGGAATGAGACATATCTTGTGGGGTCCGGTTTTTACGTGGATGAATGA
- a CDS encoding DUF4386 domain-containing protein has translation MTNQIADLSQPKAAIVAGLGLLGMTIFAIVAHYFILPDLIVPGDAATTANNIIAGDFLFRVAICSYLIVIILDVLVAWALYILLKPVNNALSLLTAWSRLVYAAIFGVALADLFAVLQLLSDANYLTVFETDQLHAQMMLSLSAFDQMWDIGLIFFGLHLVLLGYLVFKSDYIPRILGVFLIIAGLSYLIDYFAIFLFPDFDLAISQSLGWGELLFMIWLLLKGGKIPEMGL, from the coding sequence ATGACAAATCAGATTGCAGATCTATCGCAGCCCAAAGCTGCAATTGTTGCAGGACTTGGGCTTCTGGGAATGACCATATTTGCTATTGTTGCTCATTATTTTATTCTCCCTGATCTTATTGTACCGGGAGATGCAGCAACAACAGCAAATAATATCATTGCTGGTGACTTTCTGTTCCGGGTTGCTATCTGCAGCTATCTTATAGTGATCATTCTTGATGTGTTGGTTGCCTGGGCACTTTATATTCTGCTCAAACCGGTGAACAACGCTCTCTCGTTGCTCACTGCCTGGTCCCGTTTGGTGTATGCAGCTATTTTTGGAGTCGCTCTGGCTGATCTTTTTGCTGTTCTGCAGCTTTTAAGTGATGCTAATTACCTGACAGTATTTGAAACAGATCAGTTGCATGCTCAGATGATGCTATCTCTGAGCGCTTTTGATCAAATGTGGGATATAGGACTCATATTTTTTGGGCTTCATCTTGTGCTGCTGGGTTATTTGGTTTTCAAGTCAGACTACATTCCTAGAATTCTGGGTGTCTTTCTGATAATTGCAGGTTTAAGCTATCTGATAGATTATTTTGCGATTTTTCTTTTCCCGGATTTCGATCTGGCAATCAGTCAGAGTCTGGGTTGGGGAGAATTGTTGTTTATGATCTGGCTTTTGTTGAAGGGAGGTAAGATACCCGAAATGGGATTATGA